In a genomic window of Gossypium arboreum isolate Shixiya-1 chromosome 9, ASM2569848v2, whole genome shotgun sequence:
- the LOC108455476 gene encoding 1-aminocyclopropane-1-carboxylate oxidase homolog 1-like, with protein MLLQWVDHIRTREVGLARGAPRDAAVRFEGRTPARTYDIRALEEAESPDVITGTFSIHDIFVISLIDPGSTHSYIYNSELLKKKEDNQRVRDTQGSKQKSKLLKMAEINSEPAEQSIYNRINVLKAFDETKSGVKGLVDSGLSKIPTIFINEEYMLERNNNIHNQKSGSSTNNGGIPIIDLTGMDNDPNLRREIVKKVREACEKWGFFQIINHGIPVTTLDEMMDGIRRFHEQDKEAKKEFNSRDITRKVYYNSNFDLYLAEATNWRDSLNCIMAPRGPLPQQLPAICRDIFIEYSNKVMKLGHTLLELFSEALGLNLSYLEDIGCDEGQFMIDNYYPPCPEPDLTLGISSHTDCGFFTILLQDQIGGLQVCHQNQWLDVKSIHGALIINLADMMQLISNDKFISVHHRVLANTKGPRVSAASFFRTHLPPENASRLYGPIKELISQENSPLYRETTTKDFVSIFYSKRLDCKTLQYFKL; from the exons ATGCTCCTTCAATGGGTAGACCACATAAGAACCCGGGAAGTAGGGCTAGCAAGAGGTGCGCCTAGAGATGCTGCTGTGAGGTTCGAGGGCAGAacacctgcaaggacttatgatATACGTGCCCTTGAAGAAGCtgagtctcccgatgtgattacgggcaccttttctatccatgatatatttGTCATTTCTTTGATTGACCcagggtctacccattcttatatct ATAATTCAGAGTtgttaaaaaagaaagaagataatCAGCGTGTTAGAGACACTCAAGGCTCAAAACAAAAGTCAAAGCTCTTGAAAATGGCTGAAATAAACTCAGAACCAGCTGAGCAATCCATTTACAATCGGATAAACGTATTGAAGGCTTTCGATGAAACAAAATCAGGAGTGAAAGGGTTGGTAGATTCAGGTTTATCAAAGATTCCGACCATTTTCATCAACGAAGAGTACATGCTTGAGAGAAACAACAACATCCATAACCAGAAATCTGGAAGCTCCACCAACAATGGCGGTATCCCGATCATAGACTTGACCGGTATGGACAATGATCCAAATTTACGTCGTGAAATAGTGAAGAAAGTTAGAGAAGCTTGCGAGAAATGGGGTTTCTTTCAAATTATCAACCATGGGATTCCGGTGACAACTTTGGATGAAATGATGGATGGGATTCGGAGGTTTCATGAACAAGATAAGGAAGCTAAGAAAGAGTTTAATTCTCGAGATATAACCAGGAAAGTGTATTATAATAGTAATTTCGATCTTTATTTGGCTGAAGCAACCAATTGGAGGGATTCTTTGAATTGCATTATGGCACCTCGTGGACCTCTTCCTCAACAACTGCCTGCTATTTGCAG AGATATATTCATAGAATATTCAAACAAAGTGATGAAATTAGGGCATACTTTGTTGGAATTGTTCTCGGAAGCTTTGGGTCTGAACCTGAGTTATTTGGAAGATATTGGGTGCGATGAGGGACAGTTTATGATAGACAATTACTATCCACCGTGCCCTGAACCGGACTTGACATTGGGCATCAGCAGTCACACCGATTGCGGCTTCTTCACCATACTTTTACAAGATCAAATCGGCGGACTTCAAGTCTGCCATCAAAATCAATGGCTTGATGTTAAATCTATACATGGAGCTCTTATTATAAATTTGGCCGATATGATGCAG TTAATATCCAATGACAAATTTATTAGTGTCCATCATAGAGTGCTTGCTAATACAAAAGGTCCAAGAGTTTCAGCAGCAAGTTTCTTTAGAACACATCTTCCACCAGAGAATGCTTCAAGGCTTTACGGACCAATTAAGGAATTGATATCTCAAGAAAATTCTCCACTTTATAGGGAAACTACTACTAAAGACTTCGTGTCAATATTCTACTCCAAAAGGCTTGATTGTAAAACTCTTCAATACTTTAAGTTATGA